In a single window of the uncultured Dysgonomonas sp. genome:
- a CDS encoding bifunctional methionine sulfoxide reductase B/A protein, whose amino-acid sequence MKRLIYLFCIALMGISCIRSQNKINNEHMNYNKLTPEEEHVILHKGTEAPYTGEYINNKRKGVYVCKRCNAPLYNSSDKFDSHCGWPSFDDEIKGAVKRVPDADGMRTEIVCNNCGAHLGHVFLNEGFTAKETRHCVNSISLKFIPEENKMIKKAYFASGCFWGTEYYFMKAKGVAHTSVGFMGGHVDHPSYEQVCQKNTGHLETTEVEYDTSKTTYEDLVKLFFETHDFTQTNGQGPDIGPQYLSCIFYTDQSEKEVAEKYIKILEGKGYKVATMLKPLSTFWKAEDYHQQYYEHKGTKPYCHVYKKIF is encoded by the coding sequence ATGAAACGGTTGATATACTTATTCTGCATAGCTCTGATGGGAATATCATGTATCCGGAGCCAAAACAAAATAAATAATGAACATATGAATTACAATAAACTAACACCCGAGGAAGAACATGTAATTCTCCACAAAGGGACTGAAGCACCATATACAGGTGAATATATAAATAATAAACGAAAAGGCGTATATGTCTGCAAAAGATGTAATGCTCCGTTATATAATTCATCAGACAAGTTCGATTCGCATTGCGGATGGCCTTCCTTCGATGACGAAATAAAAGGAGCGGTAAAGCGTGTACCCGATGCTGATGGAATGCGTACCGAGATTGTCTGCAACAATTGCGGGGCACATCTCGGGCATGTGTTCCTCAATGAGGGGTTCACAGCCAAAGAAACAAGACATTGTGTTAATTCTATTTCTCTAAAATTTATCCCGGAAGAAAATAAAATGATTAAGAAAGCTTATTTTGCCTCAGGTTGCTTTTGGGGCACAGAGTATTATTTTATGAAGGCCAAAGGTGTAGCGCATACATCTGTTGGCTTTATGGGCGGGCATGTAGACCACCCGAGTTATGAGCAGGTTTGCCAGAAGAACACAGGGCATCTAGAGACAACCGAGGTGGAATACGACACGTCTAAGACCACTTACGAAGATTTGGTGAAGTTATTCTTCGAAACGCATGACTTTACCCAAACAAATGGCCAAGGGCCCGACATAGGCCCGCAATACCTTTCCTGTATATTCTATACCGATCAAAGCGAAAAAGAAGTAGCAGAAAAGTATATAAAAATACTGGAGGGTAAAGGATATAAGGTTGCTACTATGCTAAAACCGTTATCTACATTTTGGAAAGCAGAGGATTATCACCAGCAATATTATGAGCATAAGGGCACAAAACCTTATTGCCATGTATATAAAAAGATATTCTGA
- a CDS encoding DUF5606 domain-containing protein, translated as MLKTILSVSGKPGLYKLISSAKNMVIVESLVDGKKMPIHARDKVVSLGDISIYTETDDAPLKGILTSIKQKENGEKASISTSAKPDEMKKYFLEILPDFDRDRVYPTDIKKIIGWYNILINANIDFEKEEETVEEKAAIKTENAE; from the coding sequence ATGTTAAAAACAATCTTATCCGTTTCCGGTAAACCGGGGTTGTACAAACTTATTTCGAGTGCTAAGAATATGGTTATCGTAGAGTCATTGGTCGATGGCAAGAAAATGCCCATCCATGCACGAGACAAAGTTGTATCCCTTGGAGATATATCTATCTATACCGAAACAGATGACGCCCCTTTGAAAGGCATTCTGACATCCATCAAACAAAAAGAAAACGGAGAGAAAGCTTCTATCAGTACCAGTGCAAAACCTGATGAAATGAAGAAATATTTCCTAGAGATACTTCCTGACTTCGACAGGGACCGTGTATATCCGACCGACATTAAGAAGATAATCGGATGGTATAACATTCTTATTAATGCAAATATCGACTTCGAGAAGGAAGAAGAGACTGTTGAAGAGAAAGCAGCTATTAAAACCGAAAATGCAGAATAA